One Sulfoacidibacillus ferrooxidans genomic window, TTCTGCAGCAGAGATGGCGAGCCGTGCAGGTAGTGGATTGACTATCGATGTAGCGCAAGTACCTTGTCGCGAAAGTGGCATGAACCCCTATGAGATTATGCTATCGGAGTCGCAAGAGCGCATGCTTGTGGTCATGCAGCAAGGACAAGAAGAAGTGGCTACAACCATTTTTGAAAAATGGAATTTACACGCGACGGTGATTGGCCAAGTAACTGATGACCAGATGTTGCGCGTATTGGAGCATGGGGACGTGGCGGCAGAGATTCCTGTTTTTGCACTGGTAGATGAAGCTCCTGTATTAGATCGACCTGCACTGCGCCCTGATTATCTAGATGCACTACAAGGCGCGCCACAGATCACTGAGTTAGGGGATGTAGTGGAGAAGTTGTGTGCACTGTTAGCGCGACCTACGATTGCAAGTAAAGAGTGGGTGTATGATCAGTACGATTCGATGGTGCGCACAGAAACGTTTGTTCGGCCGGGGTCCGATGCCGCTGTGGTGGGGATTCCAGGTACGCAAAAGGCGATTGCACTTGTGACAGATGGCAATGGCCGACACGTATATCTTGATCCCTATACAGGTGGGCTTAGGGCAGTTGCTGAGGCAGCGCGTAATATCGTATGCACTGGGGCACAACCATTAGCTGTAACGGATTGCTTGAATTATGGGAATCCAGAAAAGCCGGAGATTTTCTATCAACTCGAGCGTTCTGCAGATGGTTTATCTAAAGCTTGTGAGGCATTTGGGACGCCTGTCATTAGCGGCAATGTATCGCTCTATAACGAATCACATGGCGTAGATATTTACCCGACTCCGGTCATTGGTATGGTGGGATTGTTAGAGGACAGATCACAACTCATCACAAGTGCATTTCGCACAGCAGGGGATGAGATCTTTGTTCTAGGTGATTTAGAACGGATGCAAACAGCCGGACTGGGTGGATCTGAATACCTTTTTCTAGAAGGCGTTGATCAAGCGTTACAGTATCGATTGCCAGAAATTCATTTAGAAGCAGAGCTGGCTCTACAAAAATGCATGCTTGCATTGGCAAAAGAGAATCTCGTCCAATCGGCACACGATGTGTCAGATGGTGGTCTTCTAGTGGCCATCGCTGAGTCTGCGATGGCAGGAAATCTTGGAGCAAAGATCCAACTGAATGTAAGCCGTACGAATGCTGACCATGTTCTGTCAAATGAAGAAGTATTGTCGCTTTTCTTTGGAGAGGGCGCGAGTCTGATCGTGCTAACAGCAAAAGCAGGAAGCAAAGAGTTGATCGCGCGTATTGCTGCAACACATAGTGTACCACTGTTGCATGTGGGCAGTATAGAGGATTCTTCACATATTCATGTATCCATTGGCGATAAAGTCTACATGCAAGCACCAATAGAGCGACTTCAAGCAGCATGGCGAGGAGCGATTACATCATGGATGAAGCGTTAGACATGTTTGACAAAATGCATGAGGAATGTGGCGTTTTTGGGATTTTCGGTCACGAGCAGGCCGCACAGCTTTCTTATTATGGGCTATATGCTTTGCAACACAGGGGTCAAGAGAGCGCAGGAATTGCTGTGATTGATGGACACACGATGCACAGTCATCGTGGAATGGGGTTAGTGACAGAAGTATTTTCTGGTGATCGCTTACAAACATTGCCTGGATATGCTGCAGTGGGACATGTGCGGTACTCGACTACTGGTGAGAGTTCGATTCGCAATGCGCAGCCGCTTGTCTTTGATTTTCGGCAAGGCAATATCGCGCTTGCACACAATGGCAATCTCGTCAACGCACGGCAAATTCGCGATATTTTAGAACATCAGGGAAGTATCTTTCAATCGACAAGTGATACAGAAGTTGTAGCGCACTTGATCGCGCGAGGAATGTATAAGACGATTTCAGAGAATGTTCGCGAGAGCATGTCAATGTTAAAGGGTGCATATGCATTCGTCATTCTAACCGATCATGAGCTCATCGCTATGCGCGATCCACAAGGATTGCGGCCTATGGCACTTGGCCAATTGGATGGAGCTTACGTAGTAGCTTCCGAAACCTGTGCATTTGATACCATTGGCGCGACGTTTATTCGGGACATTGAGCCAGGTGAAATGCTGATTATCGATGATCAAGGCTTGCATGAGCAACGTTTTTCTGAATCATCGCGAAAGGCGTTATGTACATTTGAATACATTTATTTTGCTCGACCTGATAGCGACATCGACGGGTTCAATGTGCATATGGTGCGCAAACAACTCGGTAAACTTCTCGCACATGAGTCGCCAGTAGAGGCTGATGTAGTTATTGGCGTTCCTGATTCTAGCATTTCTGCGGCCATAGGCTATGCAGAAGAAGCACATTTGCCCTATGAAATTGGCTTGATTAAAAATAAATACAGTGGGCGAACTTTTATTCAGCCATCTCAGGAATTGCGGAGTTTAGGTGTTCGTTTAAAGCTAAGTGCCGTGAAAAAAATCGTTGCAGGTAAGCGTGTGGTCATGGTTGACGATTCGTTAGTTCGCGGTACCACAAGTGCGCGTCTTGTCAGTCTCTTGCGTGAAGCAGGGGCAACAGAAGTGCATGTTCGGATCTCTTCACCACCTGTGCGACACTCTTGCTTTTATGGAATCGACACATCAGCGCGCGAAGAGTTGATCGCTTCTAAACAGACGATAGCAGAAATTCAAGCGTTTATTGGAGCAGATAGTTTGGCCTATATGGAGGAAGCGACGATGCTCTCGGCATTTGGTGTGAAGGCAAATGAGAAACACGGTTTCTGTAATGCTTGTTTTACGGGCATGTATCCTACAGAAATATACCCGAGTTCTAAAACGATGCTAGAAGAGCGTGGAAAACAACCAGTAGAAAGGTAGGAGCATATGGCAGATATGTATCGAGCGGCCGGTGTCGATATTGACGCTGGCAATGAGACGGTAGAGCGCATTAAGCCACATGTGTTGCGCACGTTACGCAAAGAAGTGCTTGGGGGCATCGGTTCGTTTGGTGGTGGGTTCTTGTTTCCAAGTGATCGCTATCAGGAACCTGTACTTGTGTCTGGAACAGATGGCGTAGGGACAAAGTTGAAACTCGCTTTTGCGCTACATCAGCACGATACAATAGGCATAGATGCCGTTGCGATGTGCGTCAATGATATCTTAACTTCTGGAGCGGAACCACTCTTTTTTCTTGATTACTTTGCAACGGGCAAGTTACATCCAGAAGTTGCAGAGCAAGTCGTAAAAGGGATCGCTGATGGTTGCGTGGCATCAGGTGCCGCACTCATTGGTGGTGAGACTGCCGAAATGCCTGGAATGTATGGAGCGGGCGAGTACGATATTGCTGGGTTTGCTGTAGGTGTCGTGGAACGCGAGATGATGATCGATGGACATCTCGTTCAAGCAGGTGATCAAGTGATCGGCTTGGCTTCATCAGGACCACACTCCAACGGATATTCTCTTATTCGTAAATTAGTTGAGGATCATGGTCATTTCTATGATGAACCTTTTGGCGATGGCACAAAAACCCTTGGTCAGGAGTTACTCACTCCAACAAAAATATATGTAAAGTCAATCTTATCCTTATTGTCCACTGTATCCATACATGCCATGGCCCATATTACGGGTGGTGGGTTGTTAGAAAATATTCCTCGCGTGCTACCCGAAGGACTTGGCTGTGTTCTCGATCAGTCTGCATGGCCTGTGCCGCCGATCTTTCAATGGCTACAAAGTTTGCAGGAGATGGATGAACAAACGCTTTTTCGCACATGGAATATGGGCATAGGGTTTGTATTAGTCGTTTCGCGCACAGATGCAGTGCGGGTTGTGGAGGCACTTTCACACCTTGGAGAAGCAGCGTTCATCATTGGGCAGATTGAGTCTGGAGTATCTGGTGTCATCCTAACGTCAGACAAGAATTTGCGATGAAGACAGTCCAAATTGCCGTTTTCGCTTCTGGCGAGGGGACAAACTTTCGGCGTCTAGTGGAGAGTGAGCGTGCAGATGAGCTTGGCTGTGGGCATATCGCACTTTTGGTGAGTGATAAGCCGCATTCAGGTGCCGTTTCCTATGCAAGAGAGATGGGGATTGCCACGTTTGCACATACGCACAAGGAACTTCTTGGAAAAGAACAGTGGGAACTGGCTATATTGGAGGAAATGCAAAAACGCACCATTGATCTCATCGTGTTAGCTGGCTATATGCGTATCATTGGGACAAAGGTTATTGAAGCGTACACAAAGCGCATGATCAATCTACACCCGTCTCTATTGCCTGCATTTAAGGGACTGGATGCTATTGGGCAGGCACTTGCGGCGCAAGTCAAAGAAACAGGTGTAACCATTCATTATGTAGATGCAGACCTTGATGCAGGTCCTATCATTGCACAGCAGAGAGTTCCATTGGAACCATCTGATACGTATGAACAAGTAGCTAGACGTATTCAACGTGTCGAGCATGAGTTACTACCGCGGGTGGTCAAACAGTGGTGTGAAAAGGAGACTAGATGATGGCAAGAGCATTAATTAGCGTCTCAGATAAAACGGGCATTGTACAATTAGCGCAAACTTTAGAGGCGGCAGGTGTGGAGATCGTATCGACAGGCGGTACCTTTCGAACACTATCGCAAGCAGGTATTGCTGTACAAGAAGTTTCTCAAATCACTGGCTTTCCTGAAATGATGGATGGACGCGTCAAGACGCTACATCCACTTATTCACGGAGGGCTACTTGCATTGCGCGACAATGAAGAGCATATGCAAGCTGCGAAAGAACATCATATTGAGATGATTGATTACGTGATTGTCAATTTATATCCGTTTTCAGCAACGATTGCAAGAGCAGATGCAACGCTAGAAGAAGCTATTGAAAATATTGATATTGGTGGACCCAGCATGTTACGTGCTGCTGCGAAAAATCACGCATATGTCATCGTCTTGGTCGATCCAAGTGATTACGGGTGGGTTGGAGAGCGCCTGGCCGCGGGGGAAGGTTTTACGCAAGATGAACACTTTGCGCTTGCCGCAAAGGTATTTCGCCACACGGCAGCTTATGATGCACTGATTGCAGAGTACCTGACGAGACAAGCAGGAGAGGTGTTTCCAGAATCCATCTCACTGACGTATACAAAGGCACAGACTCTCCGGTACGGTGAGAATCCACACCAGCAAGCGGCGTTTTATACTTCGACGCAAAAGGTATATCCTTCGCTACAAACGGCTGTGCAAAAGCAAGGTAAGGAATTATCGTATAACAATATTCAAGATGCTAATGCTGCGCTATCGCTATTGCTTGAATTTAATGAACCAACAGTGGTTGCAGTGAAACATATGAATCCATGTGGCGTGGGGACAGGTCGCGATGCACATGAAGCATTTGTACGTGCGTATGAAGCAGACCCTATTTCTATTTTTGGTGGCATTGTAGCTTGTAATCGCATCATCGATGCAGATGTGGCTAAGCCACTGACGGAACTCTTTTTAGAGATTGTTATGGCACCTGGTTTTACTGAAGATGCTCTTGCGATTCTCGCTAAAAAGAAAAATGTCCGAGTACTTGAGCTTGGTGAGTTTGTGGAAGATCGGACATCTTCTGCTGAACATACGTTGCGCGATGTGCGTGGCGGATTACTAGTTCAGGAGTCTGATGTACGTGCATTAACACCTGCAGATATAACGGTGGTCACACATCGTGCGCCGACAGAAGAAGAGCTAAGCGAGTTGTTATTTGCTTGGAAAATTGTAAAACACGTCAAGAGTAATGCCATTGTTCTCACGAAAGATCACCAAACGGTTGGAGTCGGAGCAGGGCAGATGAATCGCGTGGGTGCAGCGAACATTGCGATCGCACAGGCGGGGGATCAAGCCGCAGGTTGTGCACTTGCTTCCGATGCGTTTTTCCCGATGCCAGATACGCTTGAAGCGGCAGCAAAGGCAGGCATTCGCGCTGTGATTCAACCTGGCGGTTCAATCAAAGATCAGTTGTCTATCGATGTGGCTAATGAATACGGAATTGCGATGGTATTCACCGGGGTACGGCATTTTCGTCATTAGAAAGGCGCAAGTCAAGAGGAGTGAGCATGTGAAGGTTCTCGTGATTGGCAGTGGTGCACGCGAGCATGCGATCGTTCGCAAACTTGTCTTAGATGCAAGAAAAGATTCGAGTGCGCGCGAGGTGTTTGTGTATGCGGCACCAGGGAATCCAGGGATAGGGATGTATGCTACGTGTGTGCAAATTGAAGTGACAGATATCGAACGTTTACTTGCATTTGCTATCGAACAGAAGATCGACTTAACGGTTGTGGGACCCGAGGCACCACTTGCGCTCGGGATCGTGGATCGATTTTTGGCGGCTGGTCTGCGCGTATTTGGCCCAACGAAAGAAGCGGCTAAGTTAGAATCAAGCAAAGCGTTTGCGCGTGAACTCGCAGAGCGGGCAGGTATACCTTCTCCTCATTTTAAGACTTTTTCTGATCCAGGCGCAGCGTGCAACTATGTGGAGAGCCTTACTGGTCCGATTGTTGTAAAAGCGGATGGACTTGCAGCAGGAAAAGGTGTTGTTATTGCAAACACAAGCGACGAGGCACAGAAGGTCATTTTGACGCTGATGGAAGAACACGCGTTTGAAGGTGCGGGAGATACTGTGGTTATTGAGCAATTTCTCGTGGGACGCGAGGTATCTGTGATGGCATTTGTCGATGATTCTGGATATGCTTTGATGCCGTTGATTGAAGATCATAAACAACTGTATGCGGAAGATAGGGGTCCAAATACGGGTGGTATGGGAACGTATGGTCCTGTCGACTTTGTGGGGGAAGATGCCCTACAGAAAATTCGTGCACAGGTATTTGATCGCGTATTGATGCAGTGCCGCAAAGAAGGCATCATATTTCGTGGAGTGCTGTTCGCAGGACTGATGATGGTTGACGGAGAACCGAATCTCATTGAATTTAATGTGCGCTTTGGCGATCCAGAGACGCAAGTCGCATTAGAGTTGTTAGAGACGGAGTTACTTTCTATTTTTGAGGCAGTTAGTGATGATCGAATGAATCAAACACCTATCCATTTTGCTGCAGATTCTGCGATTTGTGTAGTATTAACGTCTGCTGGTTATCCGGAATCGCCACGCAAAGGGGATGTTATTACAGGAATTGACGCTAGCCAAGATAGTGAATTTGTGTATACTTTACACGCAGGCACTCGTTTCAGTGAGCGTTCTTCAGATCTTGTCACGCATGGTGGTCGCGTACTATGCGTTGTTGCAAGAGGAGAATCGCTTGCGTTGGCGCGTCATCGCGCTTATGAACGTATTGCAACTATCTCTTTTATGGGCAAACATTATCGCGATGATATAGGGTTGCGAGAGTAGTGAGTGCATCAAGGCCTGACATGATATGTGGAGTTTTTGTGGATGATGAACCAAGGACATACTTCTAACCGTCTGTTTGCTTTGGCTGTGTTGATAGGTGGCGCTAGCTATGGATGCGTTTCACCTGTTGTGAAGATCGCGTATCATCATGGTTTTTCTGCTAGTGACGTGACTGCAGGACAATTTTATTATGCGATGATTATTTTGTGGGTGATCAGTTTAATTGCTGCTAAAGGTAAGCTGAGTTTTCGCGGGATTTCTCCCATGGACATATGGCGCATGATTGCACTTGGGTTACTTGGAACTGGAACTGCAATCTTTTATTACCGTGCACTGACCGTTTTGCCTGCTTGGCTCGCTATCATTCTATTATTTCAATTCTCTTGGATCACCTTTGTGATTGATTATCTCGTGCGTCGTAAAATCCCAACACATTGGCAGTGGTATGGAATCGTGCTTATTGTTTTAGGGACTGTGCTTGCCAATATTCATACGCAGGCTACACAGCATCTCTCCATAGTAGGCATGGTCGAGGGTGTATTGTCAGGCGTTTCGTATGCGCTGTTTTTATATATTAATGGGAGCTTGAAGGCGCAAATATCGCCATTTTTGCGTGCTGCAATGATTACGACAGTATCTTCCATTGCCGTTTCATGTATCTATGTGCCAAGTGTAGAGGTGTTTGTAGCTGCACGGCAGGGGATGTGGGTCTATGGAATGCTCATCGGTTTACTGAGTCAGGCGATTCCGACCTCGCTATTTGCGATTGGTATACCACGCGTGGGAGGATCTGCTGCAGCGATCTTATCTAGTTCAGAGTTGCCTGTAGCGGTCATACTCTCTGCGCTGATCTTACATGAACAGGTCGATGTGATCGCATGGTTAGGTGTCTTACTGATTATTATTGGTATTGTTGTGGGACAACGGCAACAGAGATATGGGATGAAATGGTCTGAGTAGAACGTCACATACCAGGTTAACGGAATGCTAGAAAGAGCATACTATTCGCGATCGTAGCTGATCGAAAGCAATGACGCGAGGAGGATGTGGCGTGGACAATAAAACGAGTTCCAAAGCAGATGAAAAAAGTGCAACGCGACTTTCGCCCTTAGCTTCAAAGAGTCAGTCGCGCGGAGAAAGTATAAAAGAAATGCAAGAGGAAGAGACGATGCAAAGTCGATCTGGACAGTAGGAAATTCTTACAAAGGACCGTATCTAGCTCTGATGTCATCAGGTAGATACGGTCCTTTGTTGTCTAATGGATACTAGCTACATTCTGTAACGAGTTGACTAAAGACAAGCTGATATGTATTGTAAAGATATATGTAAAGGATAGGAAGGTGTTAGCTTTTTGTTTAGCATACATGTGATATTGGGATTAGCGATTATTATTATTTCTGCACTTTTGTTACTGTGGAATGCTCTTCGGTTTGGCAATGGATGGAAACGTCCCGGTTTTGGACGCATTTTAATTGGATTGCTTGATCTACAGATAGTCATTGGGTTAATCGTGTTTATCGAACATCCCATTTGGGGGTGGTTTTTGTTACATCCCATCATGATGATTATTGTGGTAGGGCTCGCCCATGTGCTTGTATCGGAGAAACGCAAACCACAGACGCAGTTGATTGGATATTTATTGACTACTGTGTTGCTCATGGTAGGCGTATATTTTGCGATTAAGTTTGGTTGATCAACGAGTAGTCGATACATTGGCTATGAGGTAGATATCCACAAACATGATAGGACAGTTGGAATTAAACTGGAGGAATTTCTTCCGGTTTATTTTTATAAGTTTTATTGAAACTTTATGCACATAGATGTATAATGATTCAGGAGAGGGGTGACAGTATGCGAATGGCGCTACTGGGCGCTACCGGTTACGGGGGCATTGAAACGTTGCGAATTTTACAAGGCCGTACTGACGTAGAACAACTAATTGTTGGGTCGGATCGATACGCAGCACAAGCGATCGAGCAGGTTTTACCGCAATTTAGGGGATCTTCGATTGGCCAAGTACAGTTTACGAAGATGGCAACACTTGATGACTTTCCTATGGTGGATGTGGCCTTGTTAGCCATGCCGCATGGTGAAGCTCCAAAATATGTAGATCGATTGCTCGATCGTGGGATTCGCGTAATTGATTTTAGCGGCGATTATAGACTTCCTTATGACACTTATGAGTTGTGGTATCAAGCACCTGAAAGAGCACACTATGTACCTGGAGTATACGGATTACCTGAATTGTATCGCGATCACATCCGTAACGCCGAATTGATCGCAAACCCCGGGTGCTATGCAACTGCAGCTGAGCTCGCATGCATTCCGCTTATGGAGCAGCAAGTGATCGATCCTTCGCGAATGATCATCGATGCGAAGTCAGGAGTATCTGGAGCAGGAAGAAGCCCCAAGCTCGATTCTCATTTCGTGGAAGTTGATGGTAGTTTTCGTGCTTATAAAGTAGGGCAACATCAACATACGCCTGAGATTGAACGAATTTTACAAGATGCGATGGTGCGGGGCTCGACTAATCTAGAAAACGCCTTGGCAACACATGATCACAGTTCTGTGAGAGTGCTACTCACGACGCAGTTGTTGCCCATTAAACGAGGAATATACCTGACGGCATACGCACAATTGACAGGCACGATGACAACAGAAGAAGTAACGCATATGTACAAAAAGAGATATGAAACGGAACCTTTTATAAAGGTTTTGCAACCTGGCTACATGCCAGAGATCAGGCATGTAGTAGGCACGAATGAATGTCACATTGGCATTCATGTAGATGATCGAACACAAACCGTCATGATTGTAGCTACAATTGATAATCTCGTGAAAGGCGCTGCAGGTCAGGCGTTACAAAATGCGAATCTGATGCTTGGCATTAAAGAAACGACTGGCCTAGAGCAGACTGCATGGTGTTGAGGGGTGAACTTGTGCAAACCATTGTGTTGAAGTATGGGGGTAGCATGAAGGAAGATTCGACGTTGCTTTTAGAAGAAGTAGCGTATTACGCACAGCGTGGTGTGCGCTTTGTGATCGTTCATGGTGGCGGCCCCGAAGTGACACACTGGTTAGCACGTCTGGGTCACGAAACGGAATTTGTGCAAGGACAGCGCGTGACTGATGAATTTTCACTTCAAGTAGTAGAGATGGTGCTCGCAGGTCGTGTAGGCAAACGCATAGTGAGACAACTACAACAGTTTGGCATAGAGGCTATTAGCATAAGCGGAGAAGACGGGCCAATCATCGCAGCTACGTTGTATGAAGAGGGATTGCTTGGGTATGTTGGGCAAGTAGAAACGGTGAACACATCGCTATTAGAAGTGCTACTCGCTGCAAAGATTGTTCCAGTTCTCGCTCCACTTGGGCTAGATGCGGCAGGTCAGTTGTATAACATTAACGCTGATTTTGTGGCGGCAAGTCTTGCAGGGGCGCTGCGTGCAAATGCTTTTATATTAGCCACAGATGTATCCGGTGTGCGCGAACACGCACAATCTGCGCATACGCTGGATCGCCTTACGGCGGATGAAGCACTCGCTATGGTGCATGATGGGCGTGCAGTAGGCGGTATGATTCCGAAGTTGCAAGCAGCAGTCGGTGCGATTGCGCAAGGTGCAAAGGCGGCGTACGTGTTAGATGGTCAAAAAGCTGACACGCTACAACGTGTTTTAGAAGATCGTGCTGTTGGCACGCGCATTATGCCAAGTGAAATGGTGAGAGGAGGAACGGATCATGCCTGAATTACAAAAGATGGCTTCTTATACGCCACCATCCAATTATACACAGATACGAGAGATGGATCGTGAGCATGTGATGAGCACGTATGCTCGACAGCCGCTTGAAATTGTGCGCGGTGAAGGGGTCTATGTTTTTGACGGAGAAGAGCGAGCATATCTGGATTTTACAAGTGGGATTGCTGTGTGTGGACTTGGACATTGTCATCCAGCACTCGTTGCAGCCGCAACTGACCAATTGAACCAATTGTGGCACATCTCCAATATCTATTTAACTGCTCCACAGGCGGAATTGGCGGAGCGGTTGACGAGTATCAGCGGTATGGATCGGGTGTTTTTTTCGAATTCTGGTGCTGAGGCCAATGAGGCCGCGATTAAACTTGCCAGACGTTATGCGAAACATAAGTTTGGAGCGCATAAAGGTGATATTTTAACGTTTGCACATTCATTTCACGGGCGCACGATCGCAACGGTCACTGCGACTGCACAACCAAAATATCAAGAGGGAATTGGACCACTACCTGGTGGGTTTCGCTATATAGAAGAAGCGACGATGAAGTCAGTAAAGGCTGCAGTGACAGAGAAAACAGCGGCAATCATGATCGAACCCATTCAAGGAGAAGGCGGCGTTCGACCGTTTTCCAGCGAGTTTTTACACGAGTTACGAGAGTATTGCACAGAGATGGGATTTTTGCTGATCTTTGATGAAGTGCAAACGGGTGCCGGGCGTACAGGTGCGTGGCTTGCATGGCAGCGGATGTCTGTGAAACCGGATATTGTGACTATGGCAAAGTCGCTTGCAGGTGGCTTGCCGATGGGGGCGACGCTTGCCACGGAGGATGTTGCAAAGGCGTTTACGCCAGGCACTCATGGCTCTACATTTGGTGGCAATCCTGTAGCTGCACGAGCTGCGCTTGCTCTCATTGACATCGTGACGGCACCAGGTTTTTTTGATCAAGTGCGCCGTCGAGAGCAACAGTTATACGGTGAACTTGTGAAATTAGCTGCTCTGCGCAGTGATATCGTCGATGTACGCGGGCTTGGACTGATGTGGGGCATCCAATTAAAAACGGCGCGAGCAAGTGAAGTGGTGGATCGTGCGCGGGATCTTGGCTTGCTGTTGTTGACAGCTGGTGCCGATACCGTGCGGTTGTTGCCACCCCTGATTGTAACTGGGAAAGAAATAGAGAGTGCGGTTGCGATAGTCAACAAAGCATTAGGATAAGGGGGACTTGAACATGGGGATGGTAGCTGCTCGTGAAAGTGGTTTGAAGGGCACTCATTTTCTTGATTTTGGTGGGTGGACTGCACATGAAATGCACACAGTGCTGGCGCTTGCCAATGAGCTGAAGCAACAACGTGCGAGACATGAGGCGACTCCCTATTTGCAGGGGAAGACGCTTGGCATGTTATTTGATAAGGCGTCAACGCGCACGCGTGTGTCGTTTGAAGTAGGAATGTACGAATTAGGTGGTCATGCGCTCTTTCTCTCTGATCAAGCAACACAAGTAGGCCGTGGCGAGTCACTTGCTGATACAGCTCGTGTATTGTCGCGCTATGTGCATGGGCTTATGGTGCGTACACATGCGCACGCACGCGTGGAGCAATTGGCGCGTTATGCCACGGTGCCTGTGATCAATGGACTGACAGATGATCATCATCCTGTGCAAGTATTGGCAGACTTTATGACGATTCTTGAGCATAAAGGGCGATTGCGCGGACTGACATTGGGTTATGTTGGGGATGGCAACAATATGGCTCACTCACTGTTGCAGGCAGCTTCGATCGTAGGTATGGATATTCGTATTGCAGTTCCTAAAGGGTATGAGCCACGGGTAGATATTGTAGATCAAGCGCGGCGCAGAGCGATGGCTTTACATTCACAAGTCATCTTGACAGAAGATCCTAGTACAGCTGTTGAAGGTGCTGATATTGTATATACAGATGTCTGGGCGAGTATGGGGCAAGAAGAAGAGTCGGATAAACGGATCGTTGATTTTAAAGGGTTTGAGGTCAATGCAAAAATGCTCAAACGCGCACAGTCTGATGCTATCTTTATGCACTGTTTACCTGCACATCGCGGTGAAGAGGTTTCGGAAGAAGTATTAGAAGGTGCGCAGTCCGTGGTATTTGACCAAGCGGAAAATCGGTTGCATGCACAAAAAGCGTTGCTTGTAGCGCTGATGGGTGATCATCAATAAGGGGTGGAGAACATGGGGAAACAAAAATTAGTATTAGCTTATTCAGGTGGACTCGATACGTCAGTCGCGATTAAATGGTTGAGTGAAAAATCAGGATATGACGTGATTGCGTTATCGGCTGATGTGGGTGAAGGAAAAGATCTGGCTTTTGTCAAAGATAAGGCACTCTCCATTGGTGCGGTCGAGTCTTATATGATAGATGCACGGGAGCAATTTGCGGAAGAATTTATTTTGCCAAGTTTATATGCGAATGCCTTGTATGAAGGAGTATATCCGTTGTCGGCGGCGCTTTCACGACCGCTGATTTCTAAG contains:
- the purL gene encoding phosphoribosylformylglycinamidine synthase subunit PurL — encoded protein: MRPSGPSESQVEGTGLPTALEVKEQKIYRTFGLTDAEYEHIVELLVREPNYVETGIFSVMWSEHCSYKSSKKVLRRFPTDGPSVLQGPGENAGIVDIGDGLAVAFKIESHNHPTAIEPYQGAATGVGGIIRDVFTMGARPIALLNSLRFGELDDAHTRYLFAESVAGIGGYGNCIGIPTVGGEVVFDNRYQHNPLVNAMCVGLMTHEQIARGSASGVGNPVLIVGARTGRDGIHGATFASAIDPHAKERSAVQVGDPFMGKLLLEACLELIATGKVVGIQDMGAAGLTSSAAEMASRAGSGLTIDVAQVPCRESGMNPYEIMLSESQERMLVVMQQGQEEVATTIFEKWNLHATVIGQVTDDQMLRVLEHGDVAAEIPVFALVDEAPVLDRPALRPDYLDALQGAPQITELGDVVEKLCALLARPTIASKEWVYDQYDSMVRTETFVRPGSDAAVVGIPGTQKAIALVTDGNGRHVYLDPYTGGLRAVAEAARNIVCTGAQPLAVTDCLNYGNPEKPEIFYQLERSADGLSKACEAFGTPVISGNVSLYNESHGVDIYPTPVIGMVGLLEDRSQLITSAFRTAGDEIFVLGDLERMQTAGLGGSEYLFLEGVDQALQYRLPEIHLEAELALQKCMLALAKENLVQSAHDVSDGGLLVAIAESAMAGNLGAKIQLNVSRTNADHVLSNEEVLSLFFGEGASLIVLTAKAGSKELIARIAATHSVPLLHVGSIEDSSHIHVSIGDKVYMQAPIERLQAAWRGAITSWMKR
- the purF gene encoding amidophosphoribosyltransferase — protein: MDEALDMFDKMHEECGVFGIFGHEQAAQLSYYGLYALQHRGQESAGIAVIDGHTMHSHRGMGLVTEVFSGDRLQTLPGYAAVGHVRYSTTGESSIRNAQPLVFDFRQGNIALAHNGNLVNARQIRDILEHQGSIFQSTSDTEVVAHLIARGMYKTISENVRESMSMLKGAYAFVILTDHELIAMRDPQGLRPMALGQLDGAYVVASETCAFDTIGATFIRDIEPGEMLIIDDQGLHEQRFSESSRKALCTFEYIYFARPDSDIDGFNVHMVRKQLGKLLAHESPVEADVVIGVPDSSISAAIGYAEEAHLPYEIGLIKNKYSGRTFIQPSQELRSLGVRLKLSAVKKIVAGKRVVMVDDSLVRGTTSARLVSLLREAGATEVHVRISSPPVRHSCFYGIDTSAREELIASKQTIAEIQAFIGADSLAYMEEATMLSAFGVKANEKHGFCNACFTGMYPTEIYPSSKTMLEERGKQPVER
- the purM gene encoding phosphoribosylformylglycinamidine cyclo-ligase, encoding MADMYRAAGVDIDAGNETVERIKPHVLRTLRKEVLGGIGSFGGGFLFPSDRYQEPVLVSGTDGVGTKLKLAFALHQHDTIGIDAVAMCVNDILTSGAEPLFFLDYFATGKLHPEVAEQVVKGIADGCVASGAALIGGETAEMPGMYGAGEYDIAGFAVGVVEREMMIDGHLVQAGDQVIGLASSGPHSNGYSLIRKLVEDHGHFYDEPFGDGTKTLGQELLTPTKIYVKSILSLLSTVSIHAMAHITGGGLLENIPRVLPEGLGCVLDQSAWPVPPIFQWLQSLQEMDEQTLFRTWNMGIGFVLVVSRTDAVRVVEALSHLGEAAFIIGQIESGVSGVILTSDKNLR
- the purN gene encoding phosphoribosylglycinamide formyltransferase → MKTVQIAVFASGEGTNFRRLVESERADELGCGHIALLVSDKPHSGAVSYAREMGIATFAHTHKELLGKEQWELAILEEMQKRTIDLIVLAGYMRIIGTKVIEAYTKRMINLHPSLLPAFKGLDAIGQALAAQVKETGVTIHYVDADLDAGPIIAQQRVPLEPSDTYEQVARRIQRVEHELLPRVVKQWCEKETR